In a single window of the Cucumis melo cultivar AY chromosome 11, USDA_Cmelo_AY_1.0, whole genome shotgun sequence genome:
- the LOC103490583 gene encoding zinc finger protein ZAT11 — protein sequence MAHSSIVPNFHHPPRVFVCKTCNREFSSFQALGGHRASHRKPKLSISADGVFNSSNQVKTKVHECSICGVEFPVGQALGGHMRRHRNSSPPPPVVNDHPQMGQPVVSDESDCDCGVGGGVDLDLNLTPLENDLVRLQLMAPPVGCFT from the coding sequence ATGGCCCATTCCTCGATTGTTCCCAATTTCCATCATCCCCCACGAGTTTTCGTTTGCAAAACCTGTAATCGTGAATTCTCCTCCTTTCAAGCTCTCGGCGGCCACAGAGCATCGCATCGGAAGCCCAAACTCTCCATCTCCGCTGATGGTGTTTTTAATAGTAGTAATCAGGTTAAGACGAAGGTTCATGAGTGTTCTATTTGTGGTGTTGAGTTCCCTGTTGGGCAAGCGCTTGGTGGCCATATGCGACGCCATCGGAATTCTTCTCCTCCTCCGCCTGTTGTTAATGATCATCCACAGATGGGTCAGCCAGTCGTCTCCGATGAATCCGATTGTGATTGCGGTGTTGGTGGAGGTGTTGATTTGGATTTGAATCTCACCCCCTTGGAGAATGATCTCGTTCGCTTGCAGTTGATGGCTCCCCCAGTCGGTTGCTTCACATaa